TGACCGCTTTGAGTTTATTACAAATACAAAATAAAAAAGCCCGCACTGGAATGCGGACTAAATCTAGTAGATAAGGAAATTATAACATAAATGGAAAATACATTAAACAACAAATATGAATTAACCGATGATACAATCACACGATTTGGTGTCACGATGCGTCGAGTTAAAGCGCTCAAGAGTTTTGGAAGTGTAGAAAAAGGAGATGTTGGCGGATATATCGAGGATATCAAGAACTTGTCGGTCTATGGTGATGCTTGGGTCTATGGTGATGCTTGGGTCTATGGTAATGCTCAGGTCTATGGTGATGCTCGGGTCTATGGTGATGCTTGGGTCTCTGGTGATGCTCAGGTCTATGGTGATGCTCGGGTCTATGGTGATGCTTGGGTCTATGGTAATGCTCAGGTCTATGGTGATGCTTGGGTCTATTGTGATGCTCAGGTCTATGGTGATGCTCGGGTCTATGGTGATGCTCAGGTCTATGGTGATGCTTGGGTCTATGGTGATGCTTGGGTCTCTGGTGATGCTCAGGTCTATGGTGATGCTCGGGTCTATGGTGATGCTTGGGTCTATGGTAATGCTCAGGTCTATGGTGATGCTTGGGTCTATTGTGATGCTGATTACATTGTTTTTAAAAATAACTGGTCGTCTGGGCGTTACTTCACTTGGACAAAATCAAATGATATGTGGGTAGTCGATTGCTTCTATGGGACAGGAAGAGAGCTAATCGAAAAAGCCTACAAAGACAGCGAAAGCAGCGGTAAGCATTATGAGGCTTATGTTAATTTCGTTGAAACGTTGAAAGGATTGAGTGAAAAACATGACTGAAAAAAACGAACGCTTTGAAGTTACCAATGACAGCCAACTGAATTGGGCGCTTGGCAAATACAAAGAGCATAAGATTCAATTTGATGAGTACGATATCCAAGCCGAGGAATCAAGAAAAATCCTTGAAGAAAAATATAACTCGGAATTGTATGGCATTGAGCAACGTCGATTGAAACTTCAAGCTGAAGAACAGAAGGAAATGGACTATTTCAAAGGATTGGCTGAGCAGTATTATTTAACTCTTGAGACAAAGAATCCCAAGAAAACAATCAATGGTAGTGTTCGATTTTCAAAAAAGGAAAATGTTTCATATGACGACAATTTGCTCTCAGAGCTTAAAGAAAAAGGGCTCAACAGATTCATCTCTGTTAAGACTAAAACGATTGAGAGTGTCGATAAAAAGGCACTCAAAGCTTTTGTAAAAGATGGCGGTCAGCTTATGTCGGAAGATGGCGAAATCGTAGAGGGTTTCAAGTTTGATAAAACAGAAGAATTTACAGTGAAAGTTTGAGGTGATTTATGACTATAAAAATAACTAAAGCAACTGATATTAATCGAACTGAAAATTGGAAAGTACTATTATACGGGAAGCCAGGACTTGGAAAGACAAGTGCAATTAAAGGGTTATCTGGAAAAACTTTGGTTCTTGATTTAGACGGCTCAAGTCGTGTCCTTGCAGGCTTAAAAAATGTAGATGTCATTTCATTTAATAGAGAAGAGCCGATTCAATCAATGAAGGAATTCCTCAACGAGTCAAAGAACTTGATTAATGGCTACAATACCCTAGTAATTGATAATCTCACGGCATTTGAGAAAGATTGGTTTGTTGCTCGAGGGCTGAATAGTAAGAATGGAATTCGAAATGAAATTCAAGACTATGGAGATTATACAAACTATTTCTTAAGACTTATTTCAAAAATATATTCTCTGCCAATCAATATTTATGCTACAGCATGGGAATCTAAAAGAGATGTTGATTTAGAGGACGGAACCAAGCTGACAGAATATATCCCTGATGTCCGCAATCAAGTTTTAAATCAATTGCTTGGGCTTACTGATGTTGTAGGAAGAATCCAAGTTAACCCAGCAACACACGGAAGAGGGGCAATACTTGAAGGAAGTGACGGTGTCTATGCAAAGAATCGCTTAGATGATCGTATAGCATGTAAAATCGAAGACTTGTTTAAGTTTGGTCAACAATCAAAACAAGAAAACACAGAAAACGGAGAACAAAAATAATGAAATTTAACAGAAACGAAATGAGTGCACTTTCAGGACAACAATTCACAGTAGGAGCGCATCTTGCAACAATTACTGATGTTAAAAATCAAAAATCTAAAAATGGCGATCCAATGTTCAAGTTTGATATTGAAGGTAATAATGGAGAAACTGCAAATAATTGGTTTTTGTTTGGTAAACCTTGGTCAGACGGTAACTTGCAAAGAATCCTTGTAAGTATTGAAGATAACAACCAAACCATTGCGCCGATTGATTATGGACACAACGAACAAACACTTAACTTCTTGAAAAATAAACGTGTATTTATTTTAGTAAAAGAACGAACTGGAACATATATTGATAAAAACGGAGATGAGAAAGCTGCGACAGGTACTGAGATTAAAACTTTCTTGTCACGACCAGAATTTGCTTCTTTCGGTGGAGGTCAACAAACACAGCAAAAAGCGAATGACCAATTTGGTGGGTCACCAATGGAAATTTCAGACGACCAACTACCATTCTAACTAAGTTATTGCTGGAGGGTGGCGGAACGAGCCGTAAAGTCAATGAGTAGATGCAATAGCATAACCACTCATAGCCAGCTTTAAATTTTGAAATTAAAAACTTGAAAATAAATTTTATAGAAAGGAGTGATTGTGGCACAAAGAAGAATGTTTAGTAAAAAAATAGTTGAAACAGATTTCTTTATGGAAATGTCACCAACAGCAAAATTACTCTATTTTTACCTAAATATGAGTGCTGATGATGATGGTTTCGTTGGTAATCCTAAAACAATTAAATTGATTAGCGGAGCTACTGATGATGACTTAAAAATACTTATTGTCAAGCAGTTTATCATTCCATTTGAGAGTGGAGTTGTCGTAATCAAAGATTGGAAGATTCATAATTACATCAGAAATGATAGATATAACGAAACGCAGTATTTAGAGGAAAAAAAGCAGCTTGTGATAGCAGAAAACGGAACTTATTCAAAAGTTGGTATACCAGACGTCATACCAACGGTATCCACAGGTAAGGATAGGTTAGGTAAGGATAGGTTAGGTAAGAGTAATAATACTATGTCAGATAAATCTGACGATGTTATTCCTTATTCTGAAATTTTAGATTATCTAAATAAAAAAACAAGTCGTAGCTTTAGGAATGTTGAGGCAAATAAAAAGCTTATCAGAACAAGATGGAATGAAGGCTATAAGTTGAATGACTTCAAAGCGGTAATTGACAATATGGTGATCAATTGGTCTGGTAAGAACTTTAATGGAGTCCCTGCTGAAAATTATTTGCAGCCAAAAACGCTATTCTCTAATAAGTTTGACAGCTATCTTAATCAGACGCAGATCAAAAGCGGAAATAATAAAACTGTCAAAGCTGCTCCAGAGTGGTCAGAAGCCAAAACGCTCAAGGATCGAAAGTATATGACAGATGAGGAAGTGGAGGCATTGCTTAATGGCTTGGAAAATACCTGAGAGCGCTTTTGATAAAGAACTTTCGAAGCATTACATGAGTTTCGTTCCAGGGGTCACTTATCAGCAGTTTGTCAGATATGTCAAGTGGGCTCACGAAAAAGAAATTGTGATGAACCCGGTAACTTTTATCGCATCGGTTAAGAAAATCGATAACGAGGCAGCAACCGAAATAATGATTTATGGAGAAGCGAGTGAAATTTGAAATAGCAATGAATCCGATGGCAAGCCCAAGGCCTAGATTTAGTAGTAGAGGCGGATTTACAAAAGCTTATATGCCCAAGGAATACATGGCTTGGAAAGCTCAGCTCTTATTCAAGTGGAAATTACTGAAATTGAAACAGGAAGTTTCAGGAAGGCCACTATTTGTTAAATTGGGATTTTATCTTGAGCCACCGATAGCGCTAGTAAAAGTAAAAAAGAATCAAGCAGCGCTTGAAGCAGAAAGAATTCCAGTAGTTAAAAAGCCGGACATTGATAATTTGCAGAAATCTGTACTTGATGCGCTAAACAAGCACGCATGGCCAGACGACAACCAAATCAGTGATATTTACGCAAAGAAGCGTTACAGCTTGCGACCACGGATTGAAATTGAAGTTGAAGAAGTAGAGTGGCTTTAATTCATGAAAATTACGGTTACATTGAGCGCTTAAACTGTTTCATGGATAATTTATCACGAACAAGCTAAAGGCGCTTAGAAGCTAAAATATGAGGGATAGCACCGACAGCCCTATTATTTTTGGAGAAATAGAATGAAATATAAATTTAAAGGGTATCACTGGGTTACTCAACAAGGCTGCCTAGTGTTTTCAGAACCTAAACGAATTTCAGTTTATACACAAGACAGTTTCGATTCACTAGAAGAAGCTAAAGCAGAGTGGATAAAAGACCCATGGATCGAAGATGGAGATATCTGTATTTTAGCAACCGAAATTACAAAGGGGGATTGGGACAGATGACAGTACAAGATTTACTAAAAACGATTGAAGACCCAGCAGTAATTACTTTTGTGGATAAAGAAAATAATGAGCTTATTATTTTCGAGCATGGAAATAGTACTGATATTTTCAACGCTGGGTTCTTATGGAGAAAAATAATTACTCTAACCGCTAAAAGGAACAACGAATTTGAAGCTATTTTAGAGGATGTAAAAAATGAAACTGAAAACTGAGATCAGGCATATTCCAGACACGGACTGGCTAGCTATCACAGTGCAATCAACTGACCATTATCAAAACTACATCGGCCGAGCACCAAAAGCTTTGATAAAAGGACCAGTGCTTAATTATGACGTACTTGGAGCCTCAGCACCAATTCAAGTTAACGGCTATACTGTTCACAGATTTCTAGTTAGTTGGAGATATAAGGAAACCGCAAAAAAATAAAAATTGATTGAAACGAGGTTGAATATGGCAGCATTTGACACGCTAACGCTTCTGGCGCTTTATGAGAATGTAAAGCAGGGTTATTTATCAGGTCGGAGAAACTCTGTCTGGATTGACGTTCCAGGCGATACAAAAGGCGTTAGGAACTCGAAGCAGCAGCAGGTACAAATTTACCGAGATATTTGTTCGCTTTACAATCAGGGCAGGCCCATGAGTTACCCACATCTTTTTAAATTACTGGAGCGGAAATTGAAAGAAACGATTATCGTTTTGGATTGAGAGGACGGAGAATGAGCGACGCCACCACCAACCGAACAGCGCAAAGATTACGGGCATATTGTTCCCATAGCTTTAGCAGCAATCAGCAACAACTTAGACGAAAACGTTGAGATCGAGGAAATTTATATACGCTTACGATACGACGGCGCAGCATTAAGTTATGACTTTAAAAATCAGCAAAAAGAAAGATAGAAAATGAAAAAAACAATCACACTCTTAACAGTGGCAGCGATCGCAGCCGCAAGCGGAACAAGCGCAGGAGCGGACACGATCAATGGCGTGCAAGTCACAAGCAATGACGGTCACACGATTACGCTTGCTGACGGCTCAATCGCACGCATTGACGGCAATCACGTATATATGGACGGCATAGGCGAGGTTATTCTTGCGCCTGACATTGTACCTCCAGCCGTGCCAAGTCAGCAAGCGCCACAGCGACAATCGACACCACAAGCGCCAGTTCAAGGAGTGCCGACACCGAAACAGGAAACACCGCAACCAATTTATCAAACGCCACAAGTGCCTGAAACACCACAAGAGCCAACTAAAACACCTAACCAACCTTTACAACAGGTAGAAAACGTGCCAGTTAAAACTTATCCACAGGATAATACACCTCTACCAACTCAAACAGCCGAAACTTTCCCGGTTACTGTTATTGAAGACCGTCCGAACAAGTCTAACATTACGCAAGGAGCAACTGAAACAACTCAAAAACCTGAAACTTTCCCAACCACAACAATTAAAGACACTGAAAAAGTTGAACCAATTAAAGTTCCAACCGAAACAGCACCAATTAAAACGGTAAGCGAGCCAACAAAGGACGCAAAACCAGTCGAACAAATTGAAACAATTGTTAGTATTGCCCCGCAAACCCCACAAAAGCAAGCTGATAGCATTAAAACAACGAGCCAACCTATCACACCAAAGCCAACTCAAACGCTAACACAGACCCCACGATTAGCCACAGCAATACTACCAACAACTGGTACAGATGATAGCTTATCAAACATCGCAACTATTGTAGGAGTGGTTATCATGCTCCTTGCAAGCGTTGGGGCTTTCATCGCACGAAAAGAAAACAAACACACAAAGGAGTTTAAATAATATGAAATTGGATAAGTACGCTATAGAAACAAAGCTCCAATGACTTCTTTCAAGAATAATATTATAAGGTTCCATAAATTACTAAAAATACTGGAGGGGATAGATGACAATTACTGAGCAGCAATTCTATGACATGCTCAATGTTGATGAACATATGAATTTCACAAATCAAATTCAAGAGCTTGTTTTTGATAAAAAAGGACGTGAAGAATTTTACTCTAAAATCTTAAATATCCACCATGACATGAGTGTTGATTTTTTCAGAGATTATTTTATGACTCACTCAGCTGTTTCGGCAAAAGGACAGCATTATACACCAGATGCACTTGGTAAGCTCACAGCGTTGCTTGTAGGTGGTTCTGGAGGTGCTGATTTAACTGGAGCTGGAACAGGAACTCTAATCATTCAAAAATGGCAAGATGACCGAATGAATACTGACTTTTTTAACTATTTGCCGAGTAACTATTGGTACCAGGCATTAGAATTATCAGATGAAGCTATTTCATTCTTGATTCATGCTTTTGCAATTCGAGGAATGAATGGTGTAATCATTCATGGTGATGCATTGGAAATGGCCGTGAAGCAAGTTTATTTCATTCAAAACAGTGCTAATAATCCGATTGGTTTCTCAGAGATAAATGTTATCCCTCACAGCAAAGATGCAATGGAATTTTTAGGGATTCATGAATGGACGGAACAGGCAATTGAACATATTGAAAGTAAATTTCCTGACTGGATTCCACTCATAGAAGAAAAGAAAGGACAGATGAGTTTATTTGACGAGGCTTGAATGACCGACAAACTAATATCGCTGGTCAATGACTGGTGGGGATGATGAAAGGAGGTACTGCAATGGCAACAACTTCGAATAGAATTAAAGAACTACGGAAAAAAAGGGGGATAACCCTTGTAGAACTTGCAGAAAAAATAGGAATAAAAAAATCTACCATATCAAGCTATGAAACAAGAGGAATTAATCCTAATGCAGAAAAAGCTCAAATTCTTGCAGATTTTTTCGATGTAGATGTAAAATATCTACTTGGCTATACTGATATGCCAGTTCGATACGAGGGCGCTCAAGATTTTGACTTAGATTGGATTATTAAAACTTATATTCAAGCAAATGAATCAGAGAAAGAATTTATAAAAAGTGCTATTAAATTAGTTGGCGATAGACTTAACTTGGAGGGATTGAATGAAACAATATTGGGTAATTGAAAATCATTTGGACGGAGGAATCTATCTGATGCCAGAAGATACTCCAGGAGAAGAATTAGAAGAAGCCGAAGATACTTGTGATATTTGTGGAGACAATGATTTAATTATTGGTCAGTTTTCAAACTGGCAACAACTGAAAAAACGGATGACTGATGATGAAAATTATTGTCCATATTCTGATGAATATTTGCAATCAGTATTTGAGGAGGACAACCAATGAAACTAATGTGTAAGCTGTTCGGGCATGATTTAAGATTCAATTGTCTGTATAATATTCACCCATATTGCAGGAGATGTGGGCTGCAAGTAAGATGGCTTGATATTTGGCTTGATAAACACATGGATTGAGGTGGAGAAAAATGAAGAAGATAAGTAGTGCAATTGGTTATATCATCGCCTGGATATTAATTATTCTGGTCTGTCTGCTTTTATTTTCAGCATTACTGTTATTACTAAAAATGTTGTGGTTTGGATATTAGGAGAATAAAATGACATTAATTGATGAAATTAAATCATCTCAAAAAGAATCGCATGAAAAATGGTTTGAGAGATGGTACAAAAAAGCAAATTTAGAAAATAATATCAGGATTTCAGCCGAAAAAGGATATACAGGTTTTAGAATTCAAGTAAGTGATCAGTGTGATAGTTATTTAAGGTTGAGACTAGGGAATAAAGAAACAACTTCTCTTTTAAAAGAAAAGCTCGGTGATGGTTTTGCCATAGCATTTAGAGAAATCCATGGAGAGAATTTTTTAGGAATTAAGACTTATAAATCATTCATTCAAATTTTATGGTAAACAAAAAAAGCCCGCTGGGAACGGGCTTCGGCAAGATTGCATCTAATCTTATTATACCACAGGAGGCTTTTGAATTGGCGGATAGATTAGATATGTTATTAAGTGATTACATGACAGGTATGCTTCAAGTTAAAATCAATTCGAGAGAACGCTGGATCACTCGTGAAAAACATGAGGAAAGAATCGGAAGCGGTGGGAGTAGTTCAAACACCGCACCACAAGAGCGCAACTATTTGATTAAGGAGGCTGATAAGGAACTTGGCAGACTTAATGATCAGAAGCAAACACTCGATGAGTTGATGGAAGTGATACACGGAACAAAAGTAAAAGAAATTATAATCGCTCGTTTTAAATATCGTTTGTCGTGGTCAAAAGTTGGACAAAGGATATTCTTAGATGAAGATGCTGCAAGAAAACAATATGCATCATTTAAAAAAACACTGAGAGATGGATTATGGAGAAGTACTTTGGGCTGATTTTACTTTCCGTTTTTAACCCGTTTTTTGCCCGTTTATATCCGAATTTAAGTGCGATAATGGTAGCATGAAGTTATCAACGAAAGCGCAAAATTACAATTTATTCGGTTGGACATACTTCGTTGTTGTGGCTGCATGGTCAAGGGGTTAAGACACTGCACTTTTAATGCAGAGGCGTGAGTTCGAATCTCACTCAGTCACATAATGGGTTGATAATAATATTCCCATGGTTTGAATCCATAAAAACAGCTTGGTAACTTGCGACTGTACAGTGATTGTCGTTACATTCACAACGGGGTTATTTAAAACATAGCAGGCTTGGAGTTATTTATCACTAACGTATAAATAACAAGTGGCGAGTTTATACTTAATGCTAGTAGCAAGCACGGTACGGGAACGTAGGCGCTCAGGGTTCGATTCCCTGACTTGCTATTATTATTTTATTACAGGTTGCCCAATGGGCAGCCTTTTATTGTTGGAGAAAGGAGCGAGTAGTAGTACTAGTAGCAATGGGATAAGTCCTGCTAGAAAAGATGGATTTAAAATTGTAAAACATGCTGTGACAAGAACTGAAGGTGGCGGACATCTAAAAGCTGAGACTGTATTCTCATCCCCTTCTGCCAGAGGAATGGAGGGTAGAATTTCAATACCTACACGAAATATCCAAAAGATTAGTTATAAGAATAATAAACTAAAAATTACAACAAAAGATGGAAAAAGTACGGTTCTTAAAAGATAAAATATTAGTTGTTTAAAGAATAAAATAAAAAAGTCGTCAGAAATGGCGGCTTTTTGCGATGATTGGAGGTTAAGAAATATGGAGCAAAATGGAGCGAACAGTAAATATTATACGGACCCAAAGATTATATCAAGCGTATTGATCATGCGGAATGTAGAAAGAAAAACAGTTCGTGAAATTGCGAAGCTTGCTTCACTTTCTCAAACCACAGTAACCAAAATCATAAATGATTATAGTTTAACAGAAAGTTTCGCTGAAATAGTCCAAAAATATCTTGCGGACAATATGGGAGAAGCTGCTGCAGGTATTCTTGATTTAGCACGACATGGAGAAAATGAAAGGGTCAGGCTTGATGCTTGGAAAATGATTTTGGGCTTAGGGGGTGTGACAATTGTCGAAAAGCAAGAAGTTACTAGTACTATAAATATTAGTCAAAGGAGTCAGGAGATACAAGAACGGATTAAAGAGAGGTTGAAAAATGGATAATAACTTCGACTTCTATATGGATTTAGTGGTAGATAATCCTATTCAATTCGGCATAGAGTGTGGTTTTGAAGACCTGGAAGAAATCCACAATGAATGGATCAGGTCTTTTTTGTTTTCTGAGGAAGATGAAACGCTCTTGGCTCATCGCGGGTCATATAAAACTACTTGTCTTTCGATTGCAATTGCGATTCTGTTGGTTATGTTTCCTGATCAGGCGATTATCTTCATGAGAAAGACCGACACGGATGTTACGGAAATTGTGGTGCAGGTTCAGAAGTTATTGCAGTCAAATATCTTCCAAGATTTTGCCATTGCCTTATGGGATGTAGAATCTGGTATTGAATTTACAAAAGCTACCAATACAGAAATTGATACAAACCTCAAGAAAACAAGCAAGGGGACTTCTCAACTCCTTGCTTTGGGGATTGGTGCCAGCATAACTGGTAAGCACGCGGACATTGTTATCACCGATGACATTGTCAATCTGAAAGACCGAGTAAGCCGGGCAGAACGTGAGCGGACAAAAACCCAGTACCAGGAACTGCAGAATGTTAAAAATCGTGGTGGCCGTTTCATTAACACAGGAACTCCCTGGCACAAGGAAGATGCAATCTCTAAGATGCCAAACGTCAAACGCTATGATTGCTATGAAACAGGATTGATTAGTAAAGAACAGTTAGAGCATTTGAGGCAAGCCATGATTCCTAGTTTATTTGCTGCTAACTATGAACTGAAACATATTGCAGATAAAGATGCCATGTTTAGCGCTCCAACCTATATTGATGACGTTGGCAAAATAGCCAATGGAACAGCACACATTGATGCGGCTTACGGCGGGAGTGACTCGACGGTGTATACTGCCAAGAAAGATAATGTGATGTTTGGCAAAAAATGGGACAAGCACGTTGACGATTGCTTGAATGAGATTGAACTTATCCACAAAGAACTGAAGCTTGGGACAATCCATGTGGAAAACAATGG
The DNA window shown above is from Lactococcus sp. S-13 and carries:
- a CDS encoding DUF722 domain-containing protein; translation: MADRLDMLLSDYMTGMLQVKINSRERWITREKHEERIGSGGSSSNTAPQERNYLIKEADKELGRLNDQKQTLDELMEVIHGTKVKEIIIARFKYRLSWSKVGQRIFLDEDAARKQYASFKKTLRDGLWRSTLG
- a CDS encoding conserved phage C-terminal domain-containing protein, whose translation is MAQRRMFSKKIVETDFFMEMSPTAKLLYFYLNMSADDDGFVGNPKTIKLISGATDDDLKILIVKQFIIPFESGVVVIKDWKIHNYIRNDRYNETQYLEEKKQLVIAENGTYSKVGIPDVIPTVSTGKDRLGKDRLGKSNNTMSDKSDDVIPYSEILDYLNKKTSRSFRNVEANKKLIRTRWNEGYKLNDFKAVIDNMVINWSGKNFNGVPAENYLQPKTLFSNKFDSYLNQTQIKSGNNKTVKAAPEWSEAKTLKDRKYMTDEEVEALLNGLENT
- a CDS encoding AAA family ATPase — its product is MTIKITKATDINRTENWKVLLYGKPGLGKTSAIKGLSGKTLVLDLDGSSRVLAGLKNVDVISFNREEPIQSMKEFLNESKNLINGYNTLVIDNLTAFEKDWFVARGLNSKNGIRNEIQDYGDYTNYFLRLISKIYSLPINIYATAWESKRDVDLEDGTKLTEYIPDVRNQVLNQLLGLTDVVGRIQVNPATHGRGAILEGSDGVYAKNRLDDRIACKIEDLFKFGQQSKQENTENGEQK
- a CDS encoding LPXTG cell wall anchor domain-containing protein, translating into MKKTITLLTVAAIAAASGTSAGADTINGVQVTSNDGHTITLADGSIARIDGNHVYMDGIGEVILAPDIVPPAVPSQQAPQRQSTPQAPVQGVPTPKQETPQPIYQTPQVPETPQEPTKTPNQPLQQVENVPVKTYPQDNTPLPTQTAETFPVTVIEDRPNKSNITQGATETTQKPETFPTTTIKDTEKVEPIKVPTETAPIKTVSEPTKDAKPVEQIETIVSIAPQTPQKQADSIKTTSQPITPKPTQTLTQTPRLATAILPTTGTDDSLSNIATIVGVVIMLLASVGAFIARKENKHTKEFK
- a CDS encoding single-stranded DNA-binding protein, which translates into the protein MKFNRNEMSALSGQQFTVGAHLATITDVKNQKSKNGDPMFKFDIEGNNGETANNWFLFGKPWSDGNLQRILVSIEDNNQTIAPIDYGHNEQTLNFLKNKRVFILVKERTGTYIDKNGDEKAATGTEIKTFLSRPEFASFGGGQQTQQKANDQFGGSPMEISDDQLPF
- a CDS encoding helix-turn-helix domain-containing protein, translated to MATTSNRIKELRKKRGITLVELAEKIGIKKSTISSYETRGINPNAEKAQILADFFDVDVKYLLGYTDMPVRYEGAQDFDLDWIIKTYIQANESEKEFIKSAIKLVGDRLNLEGLNETILGN
- a CDS encoding DUF1660 domain-containing protein, which codes for MCKLFGHDLRFNCLYNIHPYCRRCGLQVRWLDIWLDKHMD
- a CDS encoding RusA family crossover junction endodeoxyribonuclease, whose protein sequence is MKFEIAMNPMASPRPRFSSRGGFTKAYMPKEYMAWKAQLLFKWKLLKLKQEVSGRPLFVKLGFYLEPPIALVKVKKNQAALEAERIPVVKKPDIDNLQKSVLDALNKHAWPDDNQISDIYAKKRYSLRPRIEIEVEEVEWL
- a CDS encoding DUF1125 domain-containing protein, encoding MTVQDLLKTIEDPAVITFVDKENNELIIFEHGNSTDIFNAGFLWRKIITLTAKRNNEFEAILEDVKNETEN
- a CDS encoding polymer-forming cytoskeletal protein is translated as MENTLNNKYELTDDTITRFGVTMRRVKALKSFGSVEKGDVGGYIEDIKNLSVYGDAWVYGDAWVYGNAQVYGDARVYGDAWVSGDAQVYGDARVYGDAWVYGNAQVYGDAWVYCDAQVYGDARVYGDAQVYGDAWVYGDAWVSGDAQVYGDARVYGDAWVYGNAQVYGDAWVYCDADYIVFKNNWSSGRYFTWTKSNDMWVVDCFYGTGRELIEKAYKDSESSGKHYEAYVNFVETLKGLSEKHD
- a CDS encoding DUF1031 family protein → MAAFDTLTLLALYENVKQGYLSGRRNSVWIDVPGDTKGVRNSKQQQVQIYRDICSLYNQGRPMSYPHLFKLLERKLKETIIVLD
- a CDS encoding host-nuclease inhibitor Gam family protein yields the protein MTEKNERFEVTNDSQLNWALGKYKEHKIQFDEYDIQAEESRKILEEKYNSELYGIEQRRLKLQAEEQKEMDYFKGLAEQYYLTLETKNPKKTINGSVRFSKKENVSYDDNLLSELKEKGLNRFISVKTKTIESVDKKALKAFVKDGGQLMSEDGEIVEGFKFDKTEEFTVKV